In Acidobacteriota bacterium, the DNA window CCCGGCCGAACGTCCCGTCGCGAGGCCATGACCCCGCTCCGGCGGACCATCGCCCGGCGCCTCCTGCAGGCGAGGCAGGAAACCGCCATGCTGACCACCATCAACGAGGTGGACATGACCGCGGTCCAGGCGGTGCGGCGGGCGAACCAGGACGCCTTCACGCGGAAGTACGGCGTGAAGCTGGGCTACATGTCCTTTTTCGCCCGGGCCGTCTGCCTCGCCCTGGCGGAGGTGCCCGTCGTCAACGCCTCGGCCGGGGAGGACTTCATCGATTACCACGATTTCGTCGACCTCTCCGTGGCCGTGGCGACGCCCCGGGGCCTCGTGGTCCCCGTGGTGCGCAACGCCCAGGCCCTGGGGGTCCCCCAGTTGGA includes these proteins:
- a CDS encoding 2-oxo acid dehydrogenase subunit E2, encoding PGRTSRREAMTPLRRTIARRLLQARQETAMLTTINEVDMTAVQAVRRANQDAFTRKYGVKLGYMSFFARAVCLALAEVPVVNASAGEDFIDYHDFVDLSVAVATPRGLVVPVVRNAQALGVPQLETAIQAFAKKAREGRLSLDEMTGGTFTLTNGGTFGSLISTPLINPPQSAILGMHVIQDRPVARDGQVVIRPMMYVSLSYDHRLVDGKESVQFVVKVKDWLEHVSVASAGL